From a single Kitasatospora sp. NBC_00458 genomic region:
- a CDS encoding asparagine synthase: MPRCCACAGPDADRARSHLSALTGTPDRTGAPDPADAAGRGGQAALVHGEPGFATGPFTVDGATAVGEVTLHNRPELLDALATAGSPVPAACPDGELLLRLWLRLGADGVRRADGMFALAVVDGPDLVLIRDHTGARTLFYARADGCWAASTSLRALRRWPALGTGLNLAAVRSFLTFAYLPGEETLLRGVHEALPGRILRLAADGSTHQDPYWEPAELLAEDGLLPPAGYARELRALLERATGRRLPAGEAVAVLLSGGVDSSLVTALAARLHDRPVHTYSISFGDRLPNELGYSGLVAGHCGTTHRVLTVSGEEVAARLADTVALLDSPVGDPLTVPNLMLAEAVAGDGITVSLNGEGGDPVFGGPKNLPMLVHEMHRDDPDPEARAEAYLRSYRKCYEDLPRLLTPAALRALAGEPQPRRFVAPYLRPGPMHTLLNQLLHCNLRTKGAHHILTKVERLTASQGVQGRSPLFDRHVVDHAFATPPTLKLHGTVEKWVLKEAVRDLLPAAVVDRPKSGMRVPVQQWLHGPLRDLSGDLLLGRASRERGLVRPDTVRTWMRREGTLLPRQGGKLWLVLTLELWLRAYDL, translated from the coding sequence ATGCCCCGCTGCTGCGCCTGCGCCGGCCCCGACGCCGACCGGGCCCGCTCCCACCTCTCCGCGCTCACCGGCACCCCGGACCGGACCGGCGCCCCGGACCCGGCCGACGCGGCCGGCCGGGGCGGTCAGGCCGCCCTCGTCCACGGTGAACCCGGCTTCGCCACCGGCCCGTTCACCGTCGACGGCGCCACCGCCGTCGGCGAGGTCACCCTGCACAACCGGCCCGAACTGCTCGACGCGCTCGCCACCGCCGGCTCCCCCGTGCCCGCGGCCTGCCCGGACGGCGAACTGCTGCTGCGGCTGTGGCTGCGGCTCGGCGCCGACGGGGTCCGGCGCGCCGACGGCATGTTCGCGCTCGCCGTGGTCGACGGACCCGACCTCGTCCTGATCCGCGACCACACCGGCGCCCGCACCCTCTTCTACGCCCGCGCCGACGGCTGCTGGGCCGCGTCCACCTCGCTGCGCGCGCTGCGCCGCTGGCCCGCGCTCGGCACCGGGCTCAACCTGGCCGCCGTCCGGTCCTTCCTCACCTTCGCCTACCTGCCCGGCGAGGAGACCCTGCTGCGCGGCGTCCACGAGGCGCTGCCCGGACGGATCCTGCGGCTCGCCGCCGACGGCTCCACGCACCAGGACCCCTACTGGGAACCGGCCGAACTGCTCGCCGAGGACGGCCTCCTCCCGCCCGCCGGGTACGCCCGGGAGCTGCGCGCCCTGCTGGAGCGGGCCACCGGGCGCCGGCTGCCCGCGGGCGAGGCGGTCGCGGTCCTGCTCTCCGGCGGCGTCGACAGCTCCCTGGTCACCGCGCTCGCCGCCCGCCTGCACGACCGGCCCGTGCACACCTACTCGATCAGCTTCGGCGACCGGCTCCCCAACGAGCTCGGCTACTCCGGCCTGGTCGCCGGCCACTGCGGCACGACCCACCGGGTCCTCACCGTCTCCGGCGAGGAGGTCGCCGCCCGGCTCGCCGACACCGTCGCGCTGCTCGACAGCCCGGTCGGCGACCCGCTGACCGTGCCCAACCTGATGCTCGCCGAGGCCGTCGCGGGCGACGGGATCACCGTCTCGCTCAACGGCGAGGGCGGCGACCCGGTGTTCGGCGGGCCGAAGAACCTGCCGATGCTGGTCCACGAGATGCACCGGGACGACCCCGACCCCGAGGCGCGCGCCGAGGCGTACCTGCGGTCCTACCGCAAGTGCTACGAGGACCTGCCCCGGCTGCTCACCCCGGCGGCGCTGCGGGCGCTGGCCGGCGAACCGCAGCCGCGCCGCTTCGTCGCCCCGTACCTGCGGCCCGGGCCGATGCACACGCTGCTCAACCAGCTGCTCCACTGCAACCTGCGGACCAAGGGCGCCCACCACATCCTCACCAAGGTCGAGCGGCTGACCGCCTCGCAGGGCGTGCAGGGGCGCTCCCCGCTCTTCGACCGGCACGTCGTCGACCACGCCTTCGCCACCCCGCCGACGCTCAAGCTCCACGGCACGGTGGAGAAGTGGGTGCTCAAGGAGGCCGTCCGCGACCTGCTGCCGGCGGCCGTCGTCGACCGGCCGAAGAGCGGCATGCGGGTGCCGGTCCAGCAGTGGCTGCACGGGCCGCTGCGCGACCTCTCCGGCGACCTGCTGCTCGGCCGCGCCTCCCGTGAGCGCGGCCTGGTCCGGCCCGACACCGTGCGCACCTGGATGCGGCGCGAGGGCACCCTGCTGCCGCGCCAGGGCGGCAAGCTCTGGCTGGTGCTCACGCTCGAACTCTGGTTGCGCGCCTACGACCTGTGA
- a CDS encoding aldehyde dehydrogenase family protein, producing MEASTEPSIHLTDPRTGHTRGTLVPARAGRVAETVARARAAAPGWRALTPRERERRLDALADLVERHLTEYTVLEQAGTGKPEAEAAGEIHQVADLFRFYAGAARTGSAPAAGRYLPGHESWVRWEPIGVVAAVVPWNYPLLMAAWRCAPALAAGNTVVVKPAETTPDSAALLAAHAAEALGEDVLTALPGDRETGRLLVTADVDLVAFTGSAAAGADIAARAGHRRVSLELGGNSPVLVLPDAPAHTWSALADACTYNAGQSCAAPARVITLSDDYEHVLASLTAAFAERQAGRDFGPLNNPDQAARYDRILAASAAKRSTAAPGRTDGLWRPARLLADLPDDDPAVLEEVFGPLLTVQHAPTAEEALALANAVPQALAASVWTRDLATALDLTARLEAGEAWINCHLVQTAELPHGGRGASGHGTDLSVLALQEYQRPKTVTARL from the coding sequence ATGGAAGCGTCGACCGAACCGTCGATCCACCTGACCGACCCGCGCACCGGCCACACCCGCGGCACCCTGGTGCCCGCCCGCGCCGGGCGGGTCGCCGAGACCGTCGCCCGGGCCCGGGCCGCCGCCCCCGGCTGGCGCGCGCTCACCCCGCGCGAGCGCGAACGCCGCCTCGACGCCCTCGCCGACCTCGTCGAACGGCACCTGACCGAGTACACCGTGCTGGAACAGGCCGGCACCGGCAAGCCCGAGGCGGAGGCGGCCGGCGAGATACACCAGGTCGCCGACCTGTTCCGGTTCTACGCGGGCGCGGCCCGGACCGGCAGCGCGCCCGCCGCCGGCCGCTACCTGCCCGGCCACGAGAGCTGGGTGCGGTGGGAGCCGATCGGCGTCGTCGCCGCCGTCGTCCCGTGGAACTACCCGCTGCTGATGGCCGCCTGGCGGTGCGCCCCGGCGCTCGCCGCGGGCAACACCGTGGTCGTCAAACCCGCCGAGACCACCCCCGACTCGGCCGCCCTGCTCGCCGCCCACGCGGCCGAGGCCCTCGGTGAGGACGTGCTCACGGCCCTGCCCGGCGACCGGGAGACCGGGCGCCTGCTGGTCACCGCCGACGTCGACCTGGTCGCCTTCACCGGCAGCGCCGCCGCCGGCGCCGACATCGCGGCCCGGGCCGGCCACCGGCGGGTCAGCCTGGAACTGGGCGGCAACAGCCCCGTCCTGGTCCTGCCCGACGCCCCCGCGCACACCTGGTCCGCCCTCGCCGACGCCTGCACCTACAACGCCGGCCAGAGCTGCGCCGCCCCCGCCCGCGTGATCACCCTGTCCGACGACTACGAGCACGTCCTCGCCTCGCTGACCGCCGCCTTCGCCGAGCGGCAGGCCGGCCGCGACTTCGGCCCGCTCAACAACCCCGACCAGGCGGCCCGCTACGACCGCATCCTGGCCGCCTCCGCCGCCAAGCGCTCGACCGCCGCGCCCGGCCGCACCGACGGCCTCTGGCGCCCGGCCCGCCTGCTCGCCGACCTCCCGGACGACGACCCCGCCGTGCTGGAGGAGGTCTTCGGCCCGCTGCTGACCGTCCAGCACGCCCCCACCGCCGAGGAGGCCCTGGCCCTCGCCAACGCCGTCCCGCAGGCGCTCGCCGCGAGCGTCTGGACCCGCGACCTGGCCACCGCCCTGGACCTCACCGCCCGTCTGGAGGCGGGCGAGGCGTGGATCAACTGCCACCTCGTCCAGACCGCCGAACTCCCCCACGGCGGACGCGGCGCCTCCGGCCACGGCACCGACCTGTCCGTCCTCGCCCTCCAGGAGTACCAGCGCCCCAAGACGGTGACCGCCCGGCTCTGA
- a CDS encoding outer membrane protein assembly factor BamB family protein, translated as MNRAPRPHRTTAPDGTVLPHGTTLPRPAARRRPRPRRLPRAAAVLTGLALLAPAAAGTARADVGTISFSNDRTAWDRDEPALSPAEVGKSDFGVRFSTPLDGQVFAQPLVIGPTVVVATETNHVYGIAAGTGKITWHRQMGPAWASAAIGCSDPGPNVGTTSTPVYDPATGTVYLTSKVDDGPDDKHPHYYVHAVDAQTGAERSGWPVTVQGDPVNAPGKPFNAYRSLQRPGLLLLDGRLYFGFGSLCGIGDYIGTLAGLDTRTRKLTLFSTVAGSDTQRASIWMAGSGLVSDGPGRFFLTTANGQGAGASPAAGPGDRPPGGLGESVIRFAVDEDGGFAPVDFFSPSNNATLDKRDTDLGSGGPVALPSTFGTPAHPRLLVQVGKDGRIFLLDRDDLGGMGQGPGGTDKVVGLTGPHGGVWGHPAVWGGDGGYVYTVENFGKLRALRYSVDAAGTPKLSSAGTSAEDFLKMSGSPVVTSDGTRSGSALVWVIWSGTGQYGEGGELRAYDPVPVDGVLRLRRSFPLGTVSKFSVPATDKGRIYVGTKDHHLVALGRPGSFA; from the coding sequence ATGAACCGAGCCCCCCGCCCGCACCGGACCACCGCTCCGGACGGAACCGTCCTCCCGCACGGGACCACCCTCCCGCGCCCCGCGGCGCGCCGCCGTCCGCGCCCCCGCCGGCTGCCGCGCGCCGCCGCCGTGCTCACCGGCCTCGCCCTGCTCGCCCCCGCCGCCGCCGGCACCGCCCGCGCCGACGTCGGCACCATCTCCTTCTCCAACGACCGCACCGCCTGGGACCGCGACGAACCCGCGCTGAGCCCGGCGGAGGTCGGCAAGTCCGACTTCGGCGTCCGCTTCTCCACCCCGCTGGACGGACAGGTCTTCGCCCAGCCCCTCGTCATCGGCCCGACCGTCGTCGTCGCCACCGAGACCAACCACGTCTACGGCATCGCCGCCGGCACCGGGAAGATCACCTGGCACCGCCAGATGGGACCGGCCTGGGCCTCCGCCGCCATCGGCTGCTCCGACCCCGGCCCGAACGTCGGCACCACCTCCACCCCCGTGTACGACCCCGCCACCGGCACCGTCTACCTCACCAGCAAGGTCGACGACGGCCCCGACGACAAGCACCCGCACTACTACGTGCACGCCGTCGACGCCCAGACCGGCGCCGAGCGCAGCGGCTGGCCCGTCACCGTCCAGGGCGACCCGGTCAACGCCCCCGGCAAGCCGTTCAACGCCTACCGCTCCCTCCAGCGCCCCGGACTGCTGCTCCTCGACGGCCGGCTCTACTTCGGCTTCGGCTCCCTCTGCGGCATCGGCGACTACATCGGCACCCTGGCCGGCCTCGACACCCGCACCCGCAAACTCACCCTGTTCTCCACCGTCGCCGGCTCCGACACCCAGCGCGCCTCGATCTGGATGGCCGGCAGCGGCCTCGTCTCGGACGGCCCCGGCCGGTTCTTCCTCACCACCGCCAACGGCCAGGGGGCCGGCGCCTCACCCGCCGCCGGCCCCGGCGACCGGCCCCCCGGCGGCCTCGGCGAGTCGGTGATCCGCTTCGCCGTCGACGAGGACGGCGGCTTCGCCCCGGTGGACTTCTTCAGCCCGAGCAACAACGCCACCCTCGACAAGCGGGACACCGACCTGGGCTCCGGCGGGCCCGTCGCCCTCCCGTCCACCTTCGGCACCCCCGCCCACCCTCGCCTGCTCGTCCAGGTCGGCAAGGACGGCCGGATCTTCCTGCTCGACCGCGACGACCTGGGCGGCATGGGCCAGGGACCGGGCGGGACGGACAAGGTGGTCGGCCTCACCGGCCCCCACGGCGGCGTCTGGGGCCACCCGGCCGTCTGGGGCGGCGACGGCGGCTACGTCTACACCGTCGAGAACTTCGGCAAGCTGCGCGCCCTGCGGTACTCGGTCGACGCCGCCGGGACCCCGAAGCTCAGCAGCGCCGGCACCAGCGCCGAGGACTTCCTGAAGATGTCCGGCTCACCCGTCGTCACCTCGGACGGCACCCGCTCCGGGTCGGCCCTGGTCTGGGTGATCTGGTCCGGCACCGGCCAGTACGGCGAGGGCGGCGAACTGCGCGCCTACGACCCCGTCCCGGTCGACGGGGTCCTCAGGCTGCGCCGCTCCTTCCCGCTCGGCACGGTCAGCAAGTTCTCCGTCCCGGCCACCGACAAGGGCCGCATCTACGTCGGCACCAAGGACCACCACCTGGTCGCCCTCGGCCGCCCGGGCTCCTTCGCCTGA
- a CDS encoding NADPH-dependent F420 reductase gives MRYGVIGTGGVGRTIADKLVALGHEVTLGSRTKANEAALAWAEQAGPNGHNGTFAEAAEFGERVVNATAGTVALEALRAAGAERLGGKVLLDLSNPLVFSPEGALTLDPVNTDSVGERIQREFPQARVVKALNTLTAPLMVDPARLPGEHNVFVAGDDAAAKAEVVALLGEFGWPADSVIDLGDISGARALEMTMPFWIRLMQAFGTTEFNYSFKRAQ, from the coding sequence GTGCGGTACGGGGTCATTGGTACCGGTGGGGTTGGCCGGACGATTGCGGACAAGCTGGTGGCTCTCGGCCACGAGGTGACGCTGGGTTCGCGGACCAAGGCGAACGAGGCCGCGCTGGCCTGGGCCGAGCAGGCCGGGCCGAACGGGCACAACGGCACCTTCGCGGAGGCCGCCGAGTTCGGCGAGCGGGTGGTGAACGCGACCGCCGGCACGGTGGCGCTGGAGGCCCTGCGGGCGGCGGGCGCGGAGCGGCTCGGCGGGAAGGTCCTGCTGGACCTCTCCAACCCGCTGGTGTTCTCCCCCGAGGGCGCGCTGACGCTGGACCCGGTGAACACCGACAGCGTCGGCGAGCGGATCCAGCGCGAGTTCCCGCAGGCCCGGGTGGTGAAGGCGCTCAACACGCTGACCGCTCCGCTGATGGTGGACCCGGCCCGGCTGCCGGGTGAGCACAACGTCTTCGTGGCCGGTGACGACGCGGCCGCCAAGGCCGAGGTCGTGGCGCTGCTGGGCGAGTTCGGCTGGCCGGCGGATTCGGTGATCGACCTGGGGGACATCTCGGGCGCCCGGGCGCTGGAGATGACGATGCCGTTCTGGATCCGGCTGATGCAGGCCTTCGGGACGACGGAGTTCAACTACTCCTTCAAGCGCGCGCAGTAG
- a CDS encoding non-ribosomal peptide synthetase/MFS transporter, with protein sequence MTDQPTTGTAAPDPEARRQELLRRRLAKAKANARANAEAGAAGGTTGATAERYAIAPRPDGTPAPLSSAQRRMWFLAQYEPDSAAYHIPLALHIDGEPDPAVVGAALRDVLERHEVLRTVYPTVDGEVRPEPLPADRLALTTADVPADRVDAWLETEAHRPFDLAAELPLRAALLRTGDGSVLSLVLHHIAADGWSIGVLFGDLATAYAARREGRAPGFPPLAVQYADVAHWQQTELAAELDRQQTWWQERLRGATATVTVPTDRPRPAVAGTSGARFTAGLGAERTRRIRTLAEQTGTTVYMVLLAALQTVLGRYTGSEDVTVGTPVAGRTRSETEPLVGCFVNTLAMRTDLSGDPTVRGLLERVRESALGAYGHQDLPFERLIDALGLERELAHTPLFQVLLNVHNQAEARPRLPGHTVGWRPIDTDAAKFDLSVAVVDTGGDLAADLVWRTELYDEPTVRRFLGHLTTVLDAMAEAPDRPVAELPLLTPSEQRQLAEWDDTLRGWDLGGTLHGLVEEQARRTPDAPAVRGADGVLSYTELDQRANALAHRLRALGVGPDRPVGLLVERSAALAVGMLGILKAGGAYLPLDPVYPDERIHGLLAAAGAAAVVTTEDLRGRLAPGIPAVVPDGSATADAPEVDVRPEHLCYLVFTSGSTGAPKGVAVEHRNYRNYLHGLRERIGGDQQGWNWALVSTFAADLGTTNVFGALTGGGCLHLLTRDQATDPEAFAAYAAEHRIDAMKLVPSHLEGLAAHGAGLGAILPARLLICAGEALRPDLVTRIRSARPDLALHNHYGPTETTVSMLGAPVPADLGDAATAPLGRPFGNVGAHVLDSRRRPVPVGVPGELYVSGAGVARGYLGRDDLTAERFTEVNGRRCYRTGDLVRRRPDGAVEFLGRIDHQVKIRGFRVETGEVEAELTARPEVREAVVVTRGEGAARTLAGYLVPADPADAPDPGALRAALRTRLPDYMVPAVLVVLDALPLNANGKVDRAALPEPVAAQPVSAGGGAPATETEHAVAAAYRQVLAAEEIGAADDFFALGGDSFSAVHAVRLIGRGLSVIDLFQHPTVRELAALLDARAGGTADEGPRTLVHKLTRGNRPAAVNVVCVPYGGGSPITFQPLADALPDDHRLYAVELPGHDPSRPDDELAELDALADTLTAQIRELIDGPVLLYGHCLGGALATALGSRLEAAGADLRGVALGGTFPAARLPGRFAEWMARRLPGDRMLSNRSYLDYLRAMGGFTDVYDQAEQDFLVRALRHDVRQAEDFYTRAYGDARPAPIAAPILCVVGEKDRATLLYQERYAEWEHFGGTVDLAVIPRAGHYFLKHQAEELARVLVGFAATGTVAGQADAKRPAARAELATFGKVAIGQFVSMIGTSLSTFALGVWVYQQTGSAFDFAMISVVAVLPAVLLLPIAGALADRVDRRRIMIVTDTVAAAAMLGLGALLWADLLQVWHIYVVACVAAVCSAFQRPAYLAAITQLVPKRYLGQANGLAQLGTGAGDMMAVLAGGVLVSLIGLHGVVLFDMATFLTGVTCLLLVRFPDAMFDRQEEPLLREVVTGWRYIVRRHSLVAMVVFFVVFNYLFAVATVLITPMVLASGSAVQLGVITALGGLGAMTGALVMALWGGTRRRTFGMIGFTSVVGVAAVLTGSRPEAALTACGLFVLWAAMMILNSHWMALIQTKVGMELQGRVLATNQMLAMSMMPLGFLTAGPLSDHVFEPLMRPGGALADSVGLVLGTGPGRGAGLLLVVVGLVLTVWGLLGLAYRPLRLLEDLLPDALPDAEIGDKDAIQAEADRRLALAEAARSGRAGQPAGARVPRPAGSPEPVEDDPADPADRVPASTAGR encoded by the coding sequence ATGACCGACCAGCCCACCACCGGGACCGCCGCGCCGGACCCGGAGGCCAGACGGCAGGAGCTGCTCCGCCGCCGCCTCGCCAAGGCCAAGGCCAACGCCAGGGCCAACGCCGAGGCCGGCGCCGCCGGCGGCACCACCGGCGCCACCGCCGAGCGGTACGCCATCGCCCCGCGCCCCGACGGCACCCCCGCGCCGCTCTCCTCGGCCCAGCGCCGGATGTGGTTCCTCGCCCAGTACGAGCCCGACAGCGCCGCCTACCACATCCCGCTCGCCCTGCACATCGACGGCGAGCCCGACCCGGCCGTGGTCGGCGCGGCCCTCCGCGACGTCCTCGAACGGCACGAGGTGCTCCGCACCGTCTACCCGACCGTCGACGGCGAGGTCCGCCCGGAGCCGCTGCCCGCCGACCGCCTCGCCCTCACCACCGCCGACGTCCCCGCCGACCGGGTCGACGCCTGGCTGGAGACCGAGGCCCACCGCCCCTTCGACCTCGCCGCCGAGCTGCCCCTGCGCGCCGCCCTGCTGCGCACCGGCGACGGCTCCGTGCTCAGCCTGGTGCTGCACCACATCGCCGCGGACGGCTGGTCGATCGGGGTCCTGTTCGGCGACCTCGCGACCGCCTACGCGGCCCGGCGCGAGGGCCGCGCGCCCGGGTTCCCGCCGCTGGCCGTCCAGTACGCCGACGTCGCGCACTGGCAGCAGACCGAGCTCGCCGCCGAGCTCGACCGGCAGCAGACCTGGTGGCAGGAGCGCCTGCGCGGCGCCACCGCCACCGTCACCGTGCCCACCGACCGCCCCCGGCCGGCCGTGGCCGGCACCTCCGGCGCCCGGTTCACGGCCGGGCTGGGCGCCGAGCGCACCCGCCGGATCCGGACGCTCGCCGAACAGACCGGCACCACCGTCTACATGGTGCTGCTCGCGGCCCTGCAGACCGTCCTCGGCCGCTACACCGGCAGCGAGGACGTCACCGTCGGCACCCCGGTGGCCGGGCGCACCCGCAGCGAGACCGAGCCGCTGGTCGGCTGCTTCGTCAACACGCTGGCGATGCGCACCGACCTCTCCGGCGACCCGACCGTGCGCGGACTGCTGGAGCGCGTACGGGAGTCCGCCCTCGGCGCGTACGGCCACCAGGACCTCCCGTTCGAGCGGCTGATCGACGCGCTCGGCCTGGAGCGCGAGCTCGCCCACACCCCGCTCTTCCAGGTCCTCCTCAACGTCCACAACCAGGCCGAGGCCCGGCCGCGACTGCCCGGGCACACCGTCGGCTGGCGGCCGATCGACACCGACGCCGCCAAGTTCGACCTGTCGGTGGCCGTCGTCGACACCGGCGGCGACCTGGCCGCCGACCTGGTCTGGCGCACCGAGCTGTACGACGAGCCGACCGTCCGCCGCTTCCTCGGCCACCTCACCACCGTCCTCGACGCGATGGCCGAGGCCCCCGACCGGCCGGTCGCCGAGCTGCCGCTGCTCACCCCGTCCGAACAGCGGCAGCTCGCGGAGTGGGACGACACGCTGCGCGGCTGGGACCTCGGCGGCACCCTGCACGGCCTGGTCGAGGAGCAGGCCCGCCGCACCCCGGACGCGCCCGCCGTCCGCGGCGCCGACGGCGTGCTCAGCTACACCGAGCTCGACCAGCGGGCCAACGCCCTGGCCCACCGGCTGCGGGCGCTCGGCGTCGGTCCGGACCGCCCGGTCGGGCTGCTGGTCGAGCGCTCCGCAGCCCTGGCGGTCGGCATGCTCGGCATCCTCAAGGCCGGCGGCGCCTACCTGCCGCTCGACCCGGTCTACCCGGACGAGCGCATCCACGGGCTGCTCGCCGCCGCCGGGGCCGCCGCCGTCGTCACCACCGAGGACCTGCGCGGGCGGCTCGCCCCCGGGATCCCGGCGGTGGTGCCGGACGGTTCGGCGACCGCCGACGCGCCCGAGGTGGACGTCCGGCCCGAGCACCTCTGCTACCTGGTCTTCACCTCCGGCTCCACCGGGGCGCCCAAGGGCGTCGCCGTCGAGCACCGCAACTACCGCAACTACCTGCACGGCCTGCGCGAGCGGATCGGCGGCGACCAGCAGGGCTGGAACTGGGCACTGGTCTCCACCTTCGCCGCCGACCTCGGCACCACCAACGTGTTCGGCGCGCTCACCGGCGGCGGCTGCCTGCACCTGCTCACCCGCGACCAGGCGACCGACCCTGAGGCGTTCGCCGCCTACGCGGCCGAGCACCGGATCGACGCCATGAAGCTCGTCCCCAGCCACCTGGAGGGCCTCGCCGCGCACGGCGCGGGCCTCGGCGCGATCCTGCCCGCCCGCCTGCTGATCTGCGCCGGCGAGGCCCTGCGGCCCGACCTGGTCACCCGGATCCGGTCCGCCCGGCCGGACCTCGCGCTGCACAACCACTACGGGCCCACCGAGACGACCGTCTCGATGCTCGGCGCGCCCGTCCCCGCCGACCTCGGCGACGCCGCCACCGCCCCGCTCGGCCGCCCCTTCGGCAACGTCGGCGCGCACGTCCTGGACTCCCGCCGCCGCCCCGTCCCGGTCGGAGTCCCGGGCGAGCTGTACGTCTCCGGCGCCGGCGTGGCCCGCGGCTACCTCGGCCGCGACGACCTCACCGCCGAACGCTTCACCGAGGTGAACGGCCGCCGCTGCTACCGCACCGGCGACCTGGTCCGGCGTCGCCCCGACGGGGCCGTCGAGTTCCTCGGCCGGATCGACCACCAGGTCAAGATCCGCGGCTTCCGGGTCGAGACCGGCGAGGTGGAGGCCGAGCTGACGGCCCGTCCCGAGGTGCGGGAGGCCGTCGTGGTCACCCGCGGCGAGGGCGCCGCCCGCACCCTGGCGGGCTACCTCGTCCCCGCCGACCCGGCCGACGCCCCCGACCCGGGCGCGCTGCGCGCCGCGCTGCGCACCCGGCTGCCCGACTACATGGTGCCCGCCGTGCTGGTCGTCCTGGACGCCCTGCCGCTGAACGCCAACGGCAAGGTCGACCGGGCCGCCCTGCCCGAGCCGGTCGCCGCCCAGCCCGTCTCGGCGGGCGGCGGCGCACCCGCCACCGAGACCGAGCACGCGGTGGCCGCCGCCTACCGACAGGTGCTGGCCGCCGAGGAGATCGGCGCCGCCGACGACTTCTTCGCCCTCGGCGGCGACTCCTTCTCCGCCGTGCACGCCGTCCGGCTGATCGGCCGCGGCCTCTCGGTCATCGACCTGTTCCAGCACCCCACCGTCCGCGAACTCGCCGCACTGCTCGACGCCCGGGCCGGCGGCACCGCCGACGAGGGCCCGCGCACCCTGGTCCACAAGCTCACCCGCGGGAACCGGCCCGCGGCGGTCAACGTCGTGTGCGTCCCGTACGGCGGCGGCAGCCCGATCACCTTCCAGCCGCTCGCCGACGCCCTGCCCGACGACCACCGGCTCTACGCCGTCGAGCTGCCCGGCCACGACCCGAGCCGCCCCGACGACGAACTCGCCGAACTCGACGCGCTGGCCGACACCCTGACCGCGCAGATCCGCGAGCTGATCGACGGGCCGGTGCTGCTCTACGGCCACTGCCTCGGCGGCGCGCTCGCCACCGCGCTCGGCTCCCGCCTGGAGGCGGCCGGCGCCGACCTGCGCGGCGTCGCCCTCGGCGGCACCTTCCCCGCCGCACGGCTGCCCGGCCGGTTCGCCGAGTGGATGGCCCGCAGGCTCCCCGGCGACCGAATGCTCTCCAACCGCTCCTACCTCGACTACCTGCGCGCCATGGGCGGCTTCACCGACGTCTACGACCAGGCCGAACAGGACTTCCTGGTCCGGGCGCTGCGCCACGACGTCCGGCAGGCCGAGGACTTCTACACCCGCGCCTACGGCGACGCCCGCCCGGCCCCGATCGCGGCGCCGATCCTCTGCGTCGTCGGCGAGAAGGACCGCGCCACCCTGCTCTACCAGGAGCGGTACGCCGAGTGGGAGCACTTCGGCGGCACCGTCGACCTCGCCGTCATCCCGCGCGCCGGGCACTACTTCCTGAAGCACCAGGCCGAGGAACTCGCCCGGGTGCTGGTCGGGTTCGCCGCCACCGGCACGGTCGCCGGCCAGGCGGACGCCAAGCGCCCGGCCGCCCGCGCGGAGCTGGCCACCTTCGGCAAGGTGGCGATCGGCCAGTTCGTCTCGATGATCGGCACCAGCCTCTCCACCTTCGCCCTCGGGGTCTGGGTCTACCAGCAGACCGGTTCCGCCTTCGACTTCGCGATGATCTCGGTGGTCGCGGTGCTGCCCGCGGTCCTGCTGCTCCCGATCGCCGGGGCGCTCGCCGACCGGGTCGACCGCCGCCGGATCATGATCGTCACCGACACGGTGGCCGCCGCCGCCATGCTCGGCCTCGGCGCGCTGCTCTGGGCCGACCTCCTCCAGGTCTGGCACATCTACGTGGTGGCCTGCGTGGCGGCCGTCTGCTCGGCCTTCCAACGCCCGGCCTACCTGGCCGCGATCACCCAGCTGGTGCCCAAACGGTACCTGGGGCAGGCCAACGGCCTCGCCCAGCTCGGCACCGGCGCGGGCGACATGATGGCCGTCCTGGCCGGCGGCGTGCTGGTCTCGCTGATCGGTCTGCACGGCGTCGTGCTGTTCGACATGGCGACCTTCCTCACCGGCGTCACCTGCCTGCTGCTGGTCCGCTTCCCGGACGCGATGTTCGACCGGCAGGAGGAGCCGCTGCTCCGCGAGGTGGTCACCGGCTGGCGGTACATCGTGCGCCGGCACAGCCTGGTCGCCATGGTGGTCTTCTTCGTGGTGTTCAACTACCTGTTCGCCGTCGCCACCGTGCTGATCACCCCGATGGTGCTGGCGAGCGGTTCGGCCGTGCAGCTCGGCGTGATCACCGCGCTCGGCGGCCTCGGCGCGATGACCGGCGCCCTGGTGATGGCCCTGTGGGGCGGCACGCGGCGGCGGACCTTCGGCATGATCGGCTTCACCTCGGTGGTCGGCGTCGCCGCCGTCCTGACCGGCAGCCGTCCCGAGGCCGCCCTCACCGCCTGCGGACTGTTCGTCCTCTGGGCCGCCATGATGATCCTGAACTCGCACTGGATGGCACTGATCCAGACCAAGGTGGGGATGGAGCTCCAGGGCCGCGTCCTGGCCACCAACCAGATGCTCGCCATGTCGATGATGCCGCTCGGCTTCCTCACCGCGGGTCCGCTGTCCGACCACGTCTTCGAGCCGCTGATGCGCCCCGGCGGGGCGCTCGCCGACTCGGTCGGCCTGGTCCTCGGCACCGGACCGGGCCGCGGCGCCGGACTGCTCCTCGTCGTGGTCGGCCTGGTGCTCACGGTGTGGGGCCTGCTGGGCCTGGCCTACCGGCCGCTGCGGCTCCTGGAGGACCTCCTCCCGGACGCGCTGCCGGACGCCGAGATCGGCGACAAGGACGCCATCCAGGCCGAGGCCGACCGCCGGCTCGCCCTGGCCGAGGCGGCCCGCAGCGGCCGCGCCGGGCAGCCCGCCGGCGCCCGGGTGCCGCGCCCGGCCGGCTCGCCCGAGCCGGTCGAGGACGACCCGGCGGACCCGGCCGACCGGGTCCCCGCCTCCACGGCCGGCCGGTAG